The Thermus brockianus genome window below encodes:
- a CDS encoding ComEA family DNA-binding protein, with the protein MVLGYLLAVALLALLSLWPKVAPSPKAVRVETYVQAAFTPPPPEPVSLNQASLEALEALPGVGPVLARRILEGRPYERVEDLLKVKGIGPATLEKLRPYVRP; encoded by the coding sequence GTGGTTCTTGGCTACCTCCTGGCGGTAGCCCTCTTGGCCCTCCTCAGCCTCTGGCCCAAGGTGGCCCCAAGCCCCAAGGCGGTGCGGGTGGAAACCTATGTCCAGGCCGCCTTCACCCCGCCACCGCCTGAGCCGGTGAGCCTGAACCAGGCGAGCCTCGAGGCGCTGGAGGCCCTCCCCGGCGTGGGCCCGGTCCTGGCCCGGCGCATTCTGGAGGGGAGGCCGTACGAGCGGGTGGAAGACCTTCTCAAGGTGAAGGGCATCGGCCCCGCCACCCTAGAGAAGCTCCGGCCGTATGTCCGCCCCTAG
- the dnaA gene encoding chromosomal replication initiator protein DnaA, whose translation MTHEAVWQHVLEHIRRNITEVEYHTWFERIRPLGIRDGVLELAVPTSFALDWIRRHYAELIQESLSLLGAQAPRFELKVVPGTPVQEDIFQAAPSPEPAQPRLNPKYTFENFVVGPNNSMAHAAAVAVAESPGRAYNPLFIYGGVGLGKTHLMHAVGHSVAKRFPHLKIEYVSTETFTNELINAIREDRMTEFRERYRSVDLLLVDDIQFIAGKERTQEEFFHTFNALYEAHKQIILSSDRPPKDILTLEARLRSRFEWGLITDIQPPDLETRIAILKMNAEQRGLRVSEEVLEYIARQVTSNIRELEGALMRAIAYASLNGVELTRAVAAKALSEIFAPREVEVDPQEIVRKVAEHFALRPEDLVGGGRRKEVVLPRQIAMYLVRELTRSSLPEIGQLFGGRDHTTVLYAIQKIQELSESDREVQSLLRRLKETLV comes from the coding sequence TTGACCCACGAAGCCGTTTGGCAACACGTCCTGGAACACATCCGCCGCAACATCACCGAGGTGGAGTACCACACCTGGTTTGAGCGGATCCGCCCCTTGGGCATCCGGGACGGGGTCTTGGAACTGGCGGTACCCACCTCCTTCGCCCTGGACTGGATCCGGCGGCATTACGCCGAGCTCATCCAGGAAAGCCTGAGCCTCCTGGGGGCCCAGGCCCCTCGGTTTGAGCTCAAGGTGGTTCCGGGTACCCCGGTGCAGGAGGACATCTTCCAGGCCGCCCCCTCCCCCGAACCCGCCCAACCCAGGCTAAACCCCAAGTACACCTTTGAGAACTTCGTGGTGGGGCCCAACAACTCCATGGCCCATGCGGCGGCGGTGGCCGTGGCCGAGTCCCCCGGGCGGGCCTACAACCCCCTTTTCATCTACGGGGGCGTGGGCCTGGGGAAGACCCACCTGATGCACGCCGTGGGCCATTCCGTGGCCAAGCGCTTCCCCCACCTAAAAATTGAATACGTTTCCACAGAAACCTTCACCAATGAACTCATCAACGCCATCCGCGAGGACCGGATGACGGAGTTCCGGGAGCGCTACCGCTCCGTGGACCTCCTTTTGGTGGACGATATCCAGTTCATCGCCGGCAAAGAGCGCACCCAGGAGGAGTTCTTCCACACCTTCAACGCCCTTTACGAAGCCCACAAGCAGATCATCCTCTCCTCCGACCGCCCGCCCAAGGACATCCTCACCCTCGAGGCCCGCCTGCGGAGCCGGTTTGAGTGGGGCCTCATCACGGACATCCAACCCCCCGACCTGGAAACCCGCATCGCCATCCTGAAGATGAACGCCGAGCAACGGGGCCTAAGGGTGAGCGAGGAGGTCTTGGAGTACATCGCCCGCCAGGTGACCTCCAACATCCGGGAACTGGAAGGGGCCCTCATGCGGGCCATCGCCTACGCCTCCCTGAACGGGGTGGAGCTCACCCGGGCCGTGGCCGCCAAGGCCCTTTCCGAGATCTTCGCCCCCCGGGAGGTGGAGGTGGACCCCCAGGAGATCGTGCGCAAGGTGGCGGAGCACTTCGCCCTCCGCCCCGAAGACCTCGTGGGGGGTGGCAGGCGGAAGGAGGTGGTCCTCCCGCGGCAAATCGCCATGTACTTGGTGCGGGAGCTTACCCGCTCCTCCCTGCCGGAAATCGGTCAACTTTTCGGCGGCCGGGACCACACCACCGTCCTCTACGCCATCCAGAAGATCCAGGAGCTTTCGGAGAGCGACCGGGAAGTACAAAGCCTCCTCCGGCGGCTTAAGGAGACCCTGGTATGA
- the pfkA gene encoding 6-phosphofructokinase encodes MRRIGVFTSGGDAPGMNAAIRAVVRQAYALGIEVIGIRRGYAGMILGEMVPLGVRDVANILQRGGTILLTARSQDFLTPEGRAKAAKKLLEAGIEGLVAIGGDGTFRGAMRLIEEHRIPVVGVPGTIDNDLYGTDYTIGFDTAVNTALEAIDRIRDTAASHERVFFIEVMGRNAGFIALDVGLAGGAEVIAVPEEPVDPKAIAEGLLESQRRGKTSSIVVVAEGAYPGGAAGLLAAIQEHVAVEARVTVLGHIQRGGSPTAKDRILASRLGAAAVEALAAGTSGVMVGEVEGEVELTPLKEAVERRKDINRSLLSLSRVLAL; translated from the coding sequence ATGAGGCGCATCGGGGTTTTCACCAGCGGGGGGGATGCCCCCGGCATGAACGCCGCCATCCGGGCGGTGGTGCGGCAGGCCTACGCCTTGGGGATTGAGGTTATTGGCATAAGGCGGGGCTACGCCGGGATGATCCTGGGGGAGATGGTGCCCTTGGGGGTGCGGGACGTGGCCAACATCCTGCAGCGGGGAGGGACCATCCTCCTCACGGCCAGGAGCCAGGACTTCCTCACCCCCGAGGGCCGGGCCAAGGCGGCCAAGAAGCTTTTGGAGGCGGGGATTGAGGGCCTCGTGGCCATCGGGGGGGATGGCACGTTCCGCGGGGCCATGCGGCTTATAGAGGAACACCGCATCCCCGTGGTGGGGGTGCCGGGCACCATTGACAACGACCTCTACGGCACCGACTACACCATCGGCTTTGACACCGCCGTGAACACCGCCCTCGAGGCCATTGACCGCATCCGCGACACCGCGGCCAGCCACGAGCGCGTCTTCTTCATAGAGGTTATGGGCCGGAACGCCGGTTTCATCGCCTTGGACGTGGGCCTGGCGGGGGGGGCGGAGGTCATCGCCGTGCCCGAGGAACCCGTGGATCCCAAAGCCATCGCCGAGGGGCTTCTGGAGTCCCAGCGGCGGGGCAAGACCAGTTCCATCGTGGTGGTGGCCGAGGGGGCCTACCCTGGGGGGGCGGCGGGGCTCCTCGCCGCCATCCAGGAGCACGTGGCCGTGGAGGCCCGGGTCACGGTCCTCGGCCACATCCAGCGGGGCGGGAGCCCCACGGCCAAGGACCGGATCCTGGCGAGCCGCCTGGGGGCGGCGGCGGTGGAGGCCTTGGCTGCCGGGACGAGCGGGGTCATGGTGGGGGAGGTGGAGGGGGAGGTGGAGCTCACCCCCCTCAAGGAGGCGGTGGAAAGGCGCAAGGACATCAACCGCTCGCTACTTTCCCTTTCCCGGGTGCTGGCCCTCTAG
- a CDS encoding ParB/RepB/Spo0J family partition protein has protein sequence MSKKASGLGKGLEALLPKSSGSAVRLPLTAIRPNPQQPRRRFSEESLAELAASIREKGLLQPLVVRPKGDGYELVAGERRYRAAILAGLTEVPALVRDLTDQEALELALVENLQREDLTPLEEARGYQALLGMGLTQEEVAKRVGKARSTVANALRLLQLPEEVLAALEDGRITAGHARALLMLEPEDRLWGLKEILAKGLSVRQAEALRDRLSRERKAPEPSPLALELSRHLGLPVRVVGGKRGRVVIHYRSPEELAALLERLGYQA, from the coding sequence GTGTCCAAGAAGGCTAGCGGCCTAGGGAAGGGCCTCGAGGCCCTCCTGCCCAAATCCTCAGGAAGCGCCGTGCGCCTTCCCCTCACCGCCATCCGTCCCAACCCCCAACAGCCCCGGCGCCGCTTCTCCGAGGAGAGCCTAGCGGAGCTGGCCGCCTCCATCCGGGAAAAGGGCCTTCTCCAGCCCCTCGTGGTGCGGCCCAAGGGGGACGGGTACGAGCTCGTGGCCGGGGAGAGGCGGTACCGGGCGGCCATCCTAGCGGGGCTCACCGAGGTGCCCGCCCTGGTGCGGGACCTCACGGACCAAGAGGCCCTGGAGCTCGCCCTGGTGGAAAACCTGCAGCGGGAGGACCTCACTCCCCTCGAGGAGGCCCGGGGTTACCAGGCCCTTTTGGGCATGGGCCTCACCCAGGAGGAGGTGGCCAAGCGGGTGGGGAAGGCGCGTTCCACGGTGGCCAACGCCCTTAGGCTTCTGCAGCTGCCCGAGGAGGTCCTGGCGGCTTTGGAGGATGGGCGGATCACCGCAGGCCACGCCCGGGCCCTCCTCATGCTGGAGCCCGAGGACCGGCTTTGGGGGCTCAAGGAGATTTTGGCGAAGGGGCTTTCCGTGCGCCAGGCAGAGGCCTTGCGCGACCGGCTTTCCCGGGAGCGGAAAGCCCCCGAGCCTTCCCCCTTGGCCTTGGAGCTTTCCCGGCACCTGGGCCTGCCCGTGCGGGTGGTGGGGGGGAAGCGGGGCAGGGTGGTGATCCACTACCGCTCCCCGGAGGAGCTCGCCGCCCTTTTGGAACGGCTTGGCTACCAGGCGTAG
- a CDS encoding DNA internalization-related competence protein ComEC/Rec2: MSAPRGGLGLGLGLGGVLGALGLLHPWALLLALPLLPLFRLPLAAGLALVLLRGFLFPLPEPPYGKRLEGVFAVRGGFTSAEGYRLYVRHYPPLPDGVYRLVGYIAPPETRRNPGGFDQGTWLRSLGVRGVFHVEQKEALAPLPDPREAWRRRLVQGLSPPVAELTEGLVLGDKEGLEAAYAWFQKAGLAHLLALSGLHVGFLLGAVLVLPLGRWRYLLALLLLPFYLWLAGPSPSLVRASLMAGLSLLGLFLGLGTAGVLQALGLALFLQLLLAPHALLSLGLQLSYLAVLGLALVLPALERPSGLRGYVASALAATLAAQALLVPLLLHRFGFLPLLSPLTNLLALPLVALLVPLGFLKLFLGGLLAPLAEPLGQALLGLAQMGAKGPLLRWGEISPLGFALYYLGLLPLLAALHRKIPWRKALLLTSLPILASLLAAWPKPLDLHLLDVGQGDALLARMGGAEVLVDGGRSEQAEKLLRALRALGIEDLELLVATHPDADHAGSLPQVVAELPIGLALLSPAFPQDHPLVQALKAKGVPTLYPGAGSRFRVGKGEVRVLWPARLSRDENRDGLALLLDFGRGQALLLADLPVEVERALEVGPVDVLKVSHHGSRTGTSETLVSQAKPKVALIGVGNNPFGHPHPEVVKRLEGRGVQVFRTDRDGAVRVLFGYAW, translated from the coding sequence ATGTCCGCCCCTAGGGGAGGCCTGGGCTTAGGGCTTGGCCTAGGGGGCGTCCTGGGGGCGCTAGGGCTTCTCCACCCTTGGGCCCTCCTCCTCGCCCTGCCCCTTCTCCCCCTCTTCCGCCTGCCCCTGGCGGCCGGGCTCGCCCTGGTGCTCCTGCGCGGGTTCCTCTTCCCCCTCCCCGAGCCCCCCTATGGGAAGAGGCTTGAGGGGGTCTTTGCCGTGCGGGGCGGGTTTACCTCCGCCGAGGGGTACCGCCTTTACGTGCGCCACTACCCGCCCCTTCCCGACGGGGTTTACCGCCTCGTTGGGTACATCGCCCCGCCCGAAACCAGGCGCAACCCCGGGGGGTTTGACCAAGGGACCTGGCTCCGCTCCTTGGGGGTACGGGGGGTGTTTCACGTGGAACAGAAGGAGGCGCTAGCCCCTTTGCCCGACCCCCGGGAGGCCTGGCGAAGGCGGCTCGTCCAGGGGCTCTCCCCGCCCGTGGCGGAGCTCACCGAGGGCCTCGTCCTGGGGGACAAGGAGGGCCTCGAGGCGGCCTACGCCTGGTTTCAGAAAGCAGGCCTCGCCCACCTCCTCGCCCTTTCGGGCCTCCACGTGGGCTTTTTGCTGGGGGCGGTCCTCGTCCTCCCTTTAGGGCGGTGGCGCTACCTCCTGGCCCTTCTCCTCCTGCCCTTTTACCTATGGCTTGCCGGGCCAAGCCCCTCCCTGGTGCGGGCAAGCCTCATGGCGGGGCTCTCCCTCCTAGGGCTTTTCCTGGGCCTGGGAACGGCCGGGGTGCTCCAGGCCCTGGGCCTCGCCCTCTTCCTCCAGCTCCTCCTCGCTCCCCACGCCCTTCTAAGCCTAGGCCTGCAGCTCTCCTACCTAGCGGTCCTGGGCTTGGCCCTCGTCCTCCCTGCCCTAGAACGGCCTTCAGGGCTTCGAGGCTACGTGGCCAGCGCCCTGGCGGCCACCCTGGCCGCCCAAGCCCTCCTCGTCCCCCTCCTCCTCCACCGCTTCGGCTTCCTGCCCCTCCTCTCGCCCCTCACCAACCTCCTCGCCCTCCCCCTGGTGGCCCTCCTGGTCCCCTTGGGGTTTCTCAAGCTCTTCCTGGGGGGGCTCCTCGCCCCCCTAGCGGAACCCTTGGGGCAAGCCCTCTTGGGCCTCGCCCAGATGGGCGCCAAGGGGCCCCTCTTGAGATGGGGGGAGATCTCCCCTTTGGGCTTCGCCCTCTACTACCTGGGGCTCCTTCCCCTCCTCGCCGCCCTTCACCGCAAGATTCCCTGGCGCAAGGCCCTCCTCCTCACCTCCCTCCCCATCCTCGCCAGCCTCCTCGCCGCCTGGCCCAAACCCCTGGACCTCCACCTCCTGGACGTGGGCCAGGGGGACGCCCTCCTCGCCCGCATGGGCGGGGCGGAGGTCTTGGTGGACGGTGGGCGGAGCGAGCAGGCGGAAAAGCTCCTAAGGGCCCTCCGCGCCCTGGGGATAGAGGACCTAGAGCTTCTCGTGGCCACCCATCCCGACGCCGACCACGCGGGGAGCCTGCCCCAGGTGGTGGCCGAGCTTCCCATAGGCCTCGCCCTCCTCTCCCCCGCCTTCCCCCAGGACCACCCCCTGGTCCAGGCCCTAAAGGCCAAGGGTGTGCCCACCCTCTATCCAGGAGCGGGAAGCCGCTTCCGGGTGGGGAAGGGGGAGGTGCGGGTCCTCTGGCCCGCCCGCCTGAGCCGTGACGAAAACCGGGATGGCCTCGCCCTCCTCCTGGACTTTGGCCGAGGCCAGGCCCTCCTCCTCGCCGATCTCCCCGTGGAGGTGGAAAGGGCCCTCGAGGTAGGCCCGGTGGACGTCCTTAAGGTGAGCCACCACGGCTCCCGCACGGGCACCTCCGAAACCCTGGTTTCCCAGGCCAAGCCCAAGGTCGCCTTGATCGGCGTGGGCAACAACCCTTTCGGCCACCCCCATCCGGAGGTCGTAAAGCGGCTTGAGGGGCGCGGGGTCCAGGTCTTCCGCACCGACCGGGATGGGGCCGTGCGGGTCCTTTTCGGCTACGCCTGGTAG
- a CDS encoding TFIIB-type zinc ribbon-containing protein produces MVCPVCGEALDLEGYEAGDLLDCEACGAVLRLLSDGTLEVVEVPEEEREPLWGLSAYGEGEEAVLVFSDGTLEEAVRVPKVALGEALRRLEEGTGEEPPKEAEDEPNLEPDYLTAHVDSDQGVLALRRVVFPGAQDLLEFTLPSGSVYEFPFRQAIAVLRPILL; encoded by the coding sequence ATGGTCTGCCCGGTGTGCGGGGAAGCGCTGGACCTGGAGGGGTACGAGGCGGGGGATCTTTTGGACTGCGAAGCCTGCGGGGCCGTCCTGCGCCTCCTTTCCGACGGTACCCTGGAGGTGGTGGAGGTTCCGGAGGAGGAGAGGGAGCCCCTTTGGGGCCTTTCCGCCTACGGGGAAGGGGAGGAGGCGGTCTTGGTCTTTTCCGATGGCACCTTGGAGGAAGCGGTGCGCGTGCCCAAGGTGGCGCTTGGGGAAGCCCTTCGCCGCCTGGAGGAAGGGACGGGGGAGGAACCCCCGAAGGAAGCCGAGGACGAGCCCAACCTGGAGCCCGACTACCTCACGGCCCACGTGGATAGCGACCAGGGCGTCTTGGCCCTACGGCGGGTGGTTTTCCCCGGGGCCCAGGACCTCTTGGAGTTCACCCTCCCCTCGGGTTCCGTCTACGAGTTTCCCTTCCGCCAGGCCATAGCGGTCCTTAGGCCCATCCTCCTCTAG
- the mnmG gene encoding tRNA uridine-5-carboxymethylaminomethyl(34) synthesis enzyme MnmG produces MEGGMGYDVVVVGGGHAGLEAAWAAAALGVRVALVTVNPERIGTMPCNPAVGGPGKSQLVAEVVALGGLMGRAADATAIHTRMLNRSKGPAVQSLRVQVDRDLYALKAQEILAERPIEVLRGEVAALWVEGGKLLGVRTVDGRGIPAKAVVVAGGTFLGGVVWYGRRSRPAGRQGEPPARFLSQSLKAVGHTLRRFKTGTPPRIRADSVDFERLEVVPPEVPPGSFTGNPGPFAAKLPTWQTRTTERTHRLIRENLHLSPLYAGDIVGIGPRYCPSIEDKVVRFADKESHLLFVEPDGLATSEVYLQGFSSSLPPELQEEMVRSLPGFERAVIQRYAYAVEYDSLDPTELTRGLQSRFLPGLFAAGQVNGTSGYEEAAAQGLLAGLNAARYALGLPEVHLPRESGYIGVLVDDLVGRGTDEPYRMMTSRVELRLLCRADNADERLIPLAVAWGLRSKEDLARVEAKYRRVAEELRRLEALRIEGVSGLQWLRRPENTYEALLERFPPPSPLAPEEAYQVEVRAKYAGYIERQERLREKMRDLEAHPIPEGLDFPKVPGLSREAVEKLSRLRPRTVAEAARVPGIRDSDLTALLVHLRRLA; encoded by the coding sequence GTGGAGGGCGGGATGGGGTACGACGTGGTGGTGGTGGGTGGAGGGCACGCCGGCCTCGAGGCCGCCTGGGCCGCGGCGGCCTTGGGGGTACGGGTAGCCCTGGTCACCGTGAACCCGGAGCGCATCGGCACCATGCCCTGCAACCCCGCCGTGGGAGGGCCGGGCAAGAGCCAGCTGGTGGCGGAGGTGGTGGCCCTGGGAGGGCTTATGGGCCGGGCGGCGGACGCCACGGCCATCCACACCCGCATGCTCAACCGCTCCAAGGGGCCTGCGGTGCAAAGCCTTAGGGTCCAGGTGGACCGGGACCTCTATGCCCTAAAGGCCCAGGAGATCCTGGCCGAAAGGCCCATAGAGGTCCTTAGGGGGGAGGTGGCGGCCCTGTGGGTGGAGGGGGGAAAGCTTCTTGGGGTGCGCACCGTGGACGGCCGGGGCATCCCCGCCAAGGCGGTGGTGGTGGCGGGGGGTACCTTCCTGGGCGGGGTGGTCTGGTACGGGCGGCGTTCCCGGCCTGCGGGCAGGCAGGGCGAGCCCCCGGCCCGGTTCCTCTCCCAAAGCCTAAAGGCCGTGGGCCACACCCTCCGCCGCTTCAAGACGGGGACACCCCCCAGGATCCGGGCGGACTCCGTGGACTTTGAGCGCCTGGAGGTGGTGCCCCCCGAGGTGCCGCCCGGGAGTTTCACGGGAAACCCTGGGCCTTTTGCCGCAAAGCTACCCACCTGGCAGACCCGCACCACGGAGAGGACCCACCGGCTTATCCGGGAAAACCTCCACCTCTCCCCCCTCTACGCCGGGGACATCGTGGGAATCGGCCCAAGGTACTGCCCCTCCATTGAGGACAAGGTGGTGCGCTTTGCCGACAAGGAAAGCCACCTCCTCTTCGTGGAGCCCGATGGCCTCGCCACCAGCGAGGTTTACCTGCAGGGGTTTTCCTCGAGCCTCCCCCCCGAGCTGCAGGAGGAGATGGTGCGAAGCCTTCCCGGGTTTGAGCGGGCGGTGATCCAGCGGTACGCCTACGCCGTGGAGTACGATAGCCTGGACCCCACGGAGCTTACCCGGGGCCTCCAGTCCCGCTTCCTTCCCGGGCTTTTCGCCGCCGGCCAGGTGAACGGCACCTCGGGCTACGAGGAGGCGGCGGCCCAGGGCCTCTTGGCGGGGCTCAACGCCGCCCGGTACGCCCTGGGCCTGCCCGAGGTGCACCTCCCCCGGGAAAGCGGCTACATCGGCGTCCTGGTGGACGACCTGGTGGGCCGGGGCACGGACGAGCCCTACCGGATGATGACCTCCCGGGTGGAGCTCCGCCTCCTCTGCCGGGCGGACAACGCCGACGAGCGCCTTATCCCCTTGGCGGTGGCCTGGGGCCTGAGGTCCAAGGAGGACCTCGCCCGGGTGGAGGCCAAGTACCGGCGGGTGGCGGAGGAGCTAAGGCGCCTAGAGGCCTTGCGGATAGAGGGGGTGAGCGGCCTCCAGTGGCTTAGGCGTCCGGAGAACACCTACGAGGCCCTTTTGGAACGCTTCCCACCCCCTTCGCCCCTCGCGCCGGAGGAGGCCTACCAGGTGGAGGTGCGGGCCAAGTACGCCGGGTATATTGAGCGGCAGGAGAGGCTCAGGGAGAAGATGCGGGACCTCGAGGCCCACCCCATCCCCGAGGGCCTGGACTTCCCCAAGGTTCCCGGCCTTTCCCGGGAGGCGGTGGAGAAGCTTTCCCGCCTCCGCCCCCGTACCGTGGCCGAGGCGGCACGGGTTCCCGGCATTCGCGATTCCGACCTCACGGCCCTCCTCGTCCACCTGCGGAGGCTCGCCTGA
- the soj gene encoding chromosome-partitioning ATPase Soj — MLKTKVRRIALVNQKGGVGKTTTAINLAAYLARMGKRVLLVDLDPQGNATSGLGVRAERGVYHLLQGEALPGLVREVDGFHLLPATPELVGATVELAEAPTALREVLEDQAYEFTLLDVPPSLSPITLNALAAAEGVVVPVQAEYYALEGVAGLLATLDEVRSRLNPSLRLLGILVTMYDGRTLLSQQVEAQLRAHFGEKVFWTVVPRNVRLAEAPSFGRTIAQHAPTSPGAHAYRRLAEEVIARVQEG, encoded by the coding sequence ATGCTAAAGACCAAGGTGCGGCGGATCGCCTTGGTCAACCAGAAGGGGGGTGTGGGGAAGACCACCACCGCCATCAACCTGGCCGCCTACCTGGCCCGCATGGGGAAGCGGGTCCTCCTCGTGGACCTGGATCCCCAGGGCAACGCCACCAGCGGCCTTGGGGTGCGGGCGGAGCGGGGCGTTTACCACCTCCTCCAGGGCGAAGCGTTGCCGGGATTGGTGAGGGAGGTAGACGGTTTCCACCTCCTTCCCGCTACCCCCGAGCTGGTGGGGGCCACGGTGGAGCTGGCCGAGGCGCCCACGGCCCTTAGGGAGGTCCTGGAGGACCAGGCTTATGAGTTCACCCTGCTGGACGTTCCCCCAAGCCTCTCCCCCATTACCCTGAACGCCCTGGCGGCGGCGGAAGGGGTGGTGGTGCCGGTGCAGGCGGAGTACTACGCCTTGGAGGGGGTGGCGGGGCTTCTCGCCACCTTGGACGAGGTACGGAGCCGCCTCAACCCTTCCTTGCGGCTATTGGGCATCCTCGTCACCATGTACGATGGTCGCACCCTGCTTTCCCAGCAGGTGGAGGCCCAGCTCCGGGCCCATTTCGGGGAGAAGGTGTTCTGGACGGTGGTCCCCCGCAACGTGCGCCTGGCGGAAGCCCCCAGCTTTGGCCGAACCATCGCCCAGCACGCCCCCACCTCCCCCGGGGCCCACGCCTACCGCCGCCTGGCCGAGGAGGTGATCGCCCGTGTCCAAGAAGGCTAG
- the rsmI gene encoding 16S rRNA (cytidine(1402)-2'-O)-methyltransferase, giving the protein MRLVLVPTPIGNLEDITLRALRVLMEAEVVACEDTRRTGILLRHYGIPTPTLRLDQHTLKRAKDLLSPYTYVAYATDAGTPGISDPGAELVRLALEWGWRVEALPGPTALIPALVASGLPTHRFTFEGFLPKAGRERKERLLALAREGRTAVLYESPHRLAQTLEDLLAVYGPEHPVAVARELSKVHEEVFRGTLREALERFREPRGEFVLVLGPKAGPPPAGEALARALRAEGLKGKALFQALRERGVPRNEAYRLSMEEVEEA; this is encoded by the coding sequence GTGCGCCTCGTCCTCGTCCCCACCCCCATCGGCAACCTGGAGGACATCACCTTAAGGGCCTTAAGGGTACTGATGGAGGCGGAGGTGGTGGCCTGCGAGGACACCCGGCGCACGGGTATCCTCCTCCGCCATTACGGCATCCCCACCCCCACCCTGCGGCTGGACCAGCACACCCTAAAGAGGGCCAAGGACCTCCTTTCCCCCTACACCTACGTGGCCTACGCCACGGACGCCGGCACCCCGGGCATCTCCGACCCCGGGGCGGAGTTGGTGCGCCTGGCCTTAGAATGGGGCTGGCGGGTGGAAGCGCTTCCCGGGCCCACCGCCCTCATCCCCGCCCTGGTGGCCTCGGGCCTGCCCACCCACCGCTTCACCTTTGAGGGCTTTCTGCCCAAGGCGGGGAGGGAGCGCAAGGAAAGGCTTCTCGCCTTGGCCAGGGAGGGGAGGACGGCGGTGCTTTACGAGAGCCCCCATCGCCTGGCCCAAACCCTCGAGGACCTCCTGGCGGTCTATGGCCCCGAGCACCCCGTGGCCGTGGCCCGGGAGCTTTCCAAGGTGCACGAGGAGGTCTTCCGGGGGACCTTGAGGGAGGCCCTGGAGCGCTTCCGGGAGCCTAGGGGGGAGTTCGTGCTGGTCCTCGGGCCCAAGGCGGGCCCGCCCCCTGCGGGAGAGGCCTTGGCGAGGGCGCTTCGGGCGGAGGGGCTTAAGGGGAAGGCCCTGTTCCAGGCCCTTCGGGAGCGGGGGGTGCCCCGGAACGAGGCCTACCGGCTTTCCATGGAGGAGGTGGAGGAGGCATGA
- a CDS encoding glycerophosphodiester phosphodiesterase: MPLRLGHRGAPHLARENTLEAFRKALEAGLDGFELDVQFTRDGVLVVHHDFTLDGVPLAQQSRRELPAYIPTLEEVLQAFPGAWINVELKSLPPETDGREEALARLLARYPSGKLWVSSFDPLALVRLRRLGVRPLGLLYEREEAEALAPCLGVEWLHPEASLLTEERVRSLKGRYRLLAWTVNERSQAEALARWGVDALVGDFPEALV; this comes from the coding sequence GTGCCCTTGCGCTTGGGCCACCGCGGCGCCCCCCACCTTGCCCGGGAGAACACCCTGGAGGCCTTCCGGAAGGCCTTGGAGGCGGGGCTGGACGGGTTTGAGCTGGACGTCCAGTTCACCCGGGACGGGGTTCTGGTGGTCCACCACGACTTCACCCTGGACGGGGTTCCCTTGGCCCAACAGAGCCGGCGGGAGCTTCCCGCTTACATACCCACCCTCGAGGAGGTCCTGCAGGCGTTTCCTGGGGCCTGGATCAACGTGGAGCTCAAAAGCCTTCCCCCGGAAACCGACGGCCGGGAGGAGGCCTTGGCCAGGCTCCTCGCCCGCTACCCCTCAGGGAAGCTTTGGGTGAGCTCCTTTGACCCCTTGGCCCTGGTGCGCTTAAGGCGCCTCGGGGTGCGCCCCTTGGGCCTCCTTTATGAGCGGGAGGAGGCGGAGGCCCTGGCCCCTTGCCTCGGCGTGGAATGGCTCCACCCCGAGGCCTCCCTCCTCACCGAGGAGAGGGTAAGGTCGCTCAAGGGGCGCTACCGCCTCCTGGCCTGGACGGTGAACGAGCGGTCCCAGGCCGAGGCTCTGGCCCGCTGGGGGGTGGATGCCTTGGTGGGGGATTTCCCCGAGGCCCTCGTATAA
- a CDS encoding inorganic diphosphatase, with protein MANLKTLPVGEKAPEVVNMVIEVPRGSGNKYEYDPGLGVIKLDRVLPGAQFYPGDYGFIPSTLAEDGDPLDGLVLSTYPLLPGVVVEVRVVGLLLMEDEKGGDAKIIGVVAEDQRLDHIQDIADVPEGVKQEIQHFFETYKALEAKKGKWVRVTGWRDRAAALEEVKACIARYGK; from the coding sequence ATGGCGAACCTGAAGACCCTCCCCGTGGGCGAGAAGGCGCCGGAAGTGGTGAACATGGTCATTGAGGTTCCCCGGGGCTCTGGGAACAAGTACGAGTACGACCCCGGGCTCGGGGTGATCAAGCTGGACCGGGTCCTGCCGGGCGCCCAGTTCTACCCCGGAGACTACGGTTTCATCCCCTCCACCTTGGCCGAGGACGGGGACCCCTTGGACGGCCTCGTCCTCTCCACCTACCCCCTCCTGCCCGGGGTGGTGGTGGAGGTGCGGGTGGTGGGCCTCCTCCTCATGGAGGACGAGAAGGGCGGGGACGCCAAGATCATCGGGGTGGTGGCGGAGGACCAGCGGCTGGACCATATCCAGGACATCGCCGACGTCCCCGAGGGCGTGAAGCAGGAGATCCAGCACTTCTTTGAAACCTACAAGGCCCTGGAGGCCAAGAAGGGCAAGTGGGTCAGGGTCACGGGCTGGCGGGACCGGGCCGCCGCCTTGGAGGAAGTCAAGGCCTGCATCGCCCGCTACGGGAAGTAG